A stretch of Chitinophaga caeni DNA encodes these proteins:
- a CDS encoding SEL1-like repeat protein, which translates to MDYPPAQYYTGVAYMNGFGVEKNMQAALAYLEKSAENNNVMATNQMGVLYEFGNGVPQNGQKAFCYYQKAANDYYLAAYNLAQCYFKGTGTPLDYRLALQWFGKAATAEYLPALYNIGVFYDRGYGKTQDFQKAREYYQLAADKGYDLAQFNIASIYEAGQGVEQDFVKARKYFEMASEQGFIRADYSIGNMYIEDRGVTTDYAKAIQHYTKAAKGGHASAQFNLGLIYKTGIGTAPDLEKAKHWLKLAADQGDEEARQEQNNL; encoded by the coding sequence ATGGATTATCCACCTGCTCAATATTATACAGGCGTAGCCTATATGAACGGTTTTGGCGTGGAGAAAAATATGCAGGCGGCACTCGCTTATCTTGAAAAATCCGCCGAGAACAACAATGTAATGGCAACCAACCAAATGGGCGTACTGTACGAGTTTGGAAACGGTGTTCCGCAAAACGGACAAAAAGCATTCTGCTATTACCAAAAAGCGGCAAATGATTATTACCTCGCCGCCTACAACCTTGCCCAATGCTATTTCAAGGGAACAGGTACGCCATTGGACTATCGCCTTGCTTTACAATGGTTTGGAAAAGCAGCCACGGCAGAATACCTGCCAGCCCTGTACAATATTGGGGTATTCTATGATAGAGGTTACGGCAAAACACAGGATTTCCAAAAGGCAAGGGAATATTATCAGCTGGCAGCAGACAAAGGCTATGACCTTGCCCAATTTAACATCGCAAGCATTTACGAAGCCGGGCAGGGTGTAGAGCAGGATTTTGTCAAAGCCCGCAAGTATTTTGAAATGGCTTCGGAACAGGGTTTTATAAGAGCAGATTATAGTATCGGGAATATGTACATCGAGGATCGGGGCGTCACGACAGACTATGCCAAAGCCATACAACATTACACCAAAGCCGCCAAAGGCGGACACGCAAGTGCACAGTTTAATCTGGGATTGATATACAAAACAGGTATAGGCACAGCCCCCGATTTGGAAAAAGCAAAACATTGGCTGAAGCTCGCTGCCGACCAGGGCGATGAAGAAGCCAGGCAGGAACAGAATAATTTATAA
- a CDS encoding tetratricopeptide repeat protein — protein sequence MKKSILLIITFFAVFAVSAQGTDSLTVLANKGVVTAQFKLAMRYLEQDDFKQAVHWIERSTKNGHPEAQNNLGVYYENGMVDGQHNYDKAFQLYTASAEQGYVVAIHNLGLCYFNGRGTTADLPKAYRY from the coding sequence ATGAAAAAATCAATCCTACTTATCATCACATTCTTTGCCGTATTTGCCGTTTCGGCACAAGGTACGGACAGCCTTACGGTCTTGGCAAATAAAGGCGTGGTAACGGCACAGTTCAAGCTGGCGATGCGTTATCTGGAGCAGGACGATTTCAAGCAAGCGGTACATTGGATAGAACGCTCCACCAAAAACGGACACCCCGAAGCCCAAAACAATCTGGGCGTATATTACGAAAACGGTATGGTGGACGGACAACATAACTACGACAAGGCCTTTCAGCTCTATACTGCTTCCGCCGAACAAGGTTATGTGGTCGCCATTCATAACCTCGGTTTGTGCTATTTCAACGGCAGAGGCACTACCGCAGACCTACCAAAGGCGTATCGCTACTGA
- a CDS encoding sialidase family protein translates to MKIANITKWIVPALVVGLSLTSCSKDDENSDGQQTGQTKTIEWEVFHQFEPGETVKQFEISDDAKWLFYTNGMGTAYRINKTTGEKSLLYAHPMQFENGKLYLYAVKDYKSYFAVSDDFGATRTEYHVGTYTNFAAGWYDGTFMNLVVNRLFVMPNGDLVLPHIMDKANNATYLHDNKLIAVSTDGGATWNRKTTDHSYISAQQGNRLFAISEAWTGVGTSELFNSDNGGTSWQASNLSYRPQAVDKENNLIAGFRNEIQKLKGNTWTVYSWQGETNAMDGLVFLNGLKYEGETGNDPNGRKMDDIEFDADNNIYVIGRNYTTICRTKLN, encoded by the coding sequence ATGAAAATAGCCAACATAACAAAATGGATAGTTCCGGCATTAGTTGTCGGGCTATCGCTTACCTCGTGTAGCAAAGATGATGAAAACTCTGACGGACAGCAGACAGGACAGACAAAGACTATTGAGTGGGAAGTGTTTCATCAGTTTGAACCGGGAGAAACAGTTAAGCAATTTGAAATTTCGGACGATGCCAAATGGCTGTTTTATACCAATGGTATGGGAACGGCTTACCGTATCAATAAAACTACCGGAGAAAAGAGCCTGTTGTATGCCCACCCAATGCAATTTGAAAATGGGAAGCTATACCTCTATGCTGTGAAAGACTATAAAAGCTATTTCGCAGTTTCAGATGATTTCGGAGCAACAAGAACAGAATACCACGTTGGAACTTATACCAACTTTGCCGCAGGCTGGTATGACGGTACATTTATGAACCTGGTAGTAAACCGCCTGTTTGTGATGCCCAATGGCGATTTGGTACTTCCGCATATAATGGATAAAGCAAATAATGCCACTTATTTGCATGACAATAAACTGATTGCCGTTTCTACCGATGGCGGTGCGACCTGGAACCGTAAAACTACTGACCATTCCTATATTTCGGCACAGCAGGGAAACCGTCTTTTCGCTATCAGCGAAGCGTGGACAGGTGTAGGCACATCCGAACTTTTCAACTCCGACAATGGCGGTACAAGCTGGCAGGCTTCCAATCTGTCCTATCGTCCGCAGGCGGTAGATAAAGAAAACAACCTTATCGCAGGTTTTAGAAATGAAATCCAAAAGCTAAAAGGCAATACGTGGACGGTTTATTCTTGGCAAGGCGAAACGAATGCTATGGACGGTCTGGTATTTTTAAACGGTTTGAAATATGAAGGAGAAACAGGCAATGACCCTAACGGCAGAAAAATGGACGATATAGAGTTTGATGCCGACAACAACATTTATGTTATAGGCAGAAACTATACAACCATTTGCCGGACAAAATTGAATTAA
- a CDS encoding DUF3667 domain-containing protein translates to MSHQQLRPDPTCLNCGHHVPERYCTHCGQENIETKESFVHMVGHFVADVLHYDSKSLVTFKYLITQPGLLTKAYNQGQRMRYVNPIKLYIFISFVFFFLSFTFHASYGLKVQDEENSEKIEKMDGAMGKLSAGKDTLAQKDSMQIGDGKKSALFINGQLMTVAQYDSIQASKPERDGFLPRNLMRQYLYARHKYGDKATEVIGEKFNHNIPKLMFFLLPVFALLLKLFYDKKKWFYTQHGIFALHLHSFVFLYLTVTIIINQLTHTDIATGLLILIFPVYLVYGLKTAYDQSWFTSVLKGIFIYFIYLVIVLFSIVGYLGLTFSMI, encoded by the coding sequence TTGAGTCACCAACAGTTACGCCCTGACCCGACTTGTTTGAATTGTGGTCACCATGTTCCGGAAAGGTACTGTACCCATTGCGGGCAGGAAAATATTGAAACGAAGGAGTCATTTGTCCATATGGTAGGGCATTTTGTGGCGGACGTGTTACATTATGACTCCAAATCGCTGGTGACCTTCAAATATTTAATTACGCAACCCGGCTTGCTTACCAAGGCATATAACCAAGGTCAAAGGATGCGGTACGTAAATCCTATCAAGCTCTACATATTCATTTCTTTCGTATTCTTTTTCCTGTCTTTTACTTTCCATGCTTCTTATGGACTGAAGGTGCAGGACGAGGAAAATTCGGAGAAGATAGAAAAAATGGATGGCGCCATGGGCAAACTGTCTGCCGGGAAGGATACGCTGGCACAAAAAGACAGCATGCAGATCGGGGATGGAAAGAAAAGCGCGTTATTTATTAACGGTCAATTGATGACGGTAGCGCAATACGACTCTATCCAAGCATCGAAACCGGAGCGGGATGGATTTTTACCCAGGAATTTGATGCGCCAATACTTATATGCGCGGCATAAATACGGCGATAAGGCAACGGAAGTTATCGGGGAAAAATTCAATCACAATATTCCGAAATTGATGTTTTTCCTGTTGCCCGTATTCGCGTTGTTATTAAAACTATTTTATGATAAGAAGAAATGGTTTTATACGCAACATGGAATCTTCGCATTGCACCTGCATAGTTTCGTATTTCTTTACCTTACAGTAACGATTATTATCAATCAATTGACGCATACCGACATTGCGACCGGGTTATTGATATTGATATTCCCGGTTTACCTGGTGTACGGGTTGAAAACTGCTTATGATCAAAGTTGGTTTACATCGGTTTTGAAAGGCATTTTTATCTACTTTATATACCTGGTAATCGTACTGTTTTCAATTGTTGGTTACCTGGGACTTACTTTCTCCATGATATAA
- a CDS encoding enoyl-CoA hydratase-related protein codes for MQYEFITVNPDAQPGGIAHIQLNRPKELNALNLELMSELKSALQGLDKNEAVKVIVLSGNEKAFAAGADIKQMAGKSAIDMYEVDQFSTWDAIKKIKKPIIAAVSGFALGGGCELAMLCDMIVASETAKFGQPEIKIGVMPGAGGTQRLTRAVGKALAMEMVLTGKFIDAAEAYRVGLINRVVPVELFLEEAFRLAAGVAEMSPVAIKLAKESVLKAFDSSLEEGLHFERKNFYLLFASEDQKEGMQAFVEKRPPVFKGK; via the coding sequence ATGCAATACGAATTTATTACCGTGAATCCAGATGCGCAACCCGGGGGAATTGCGCATATACAACTTAATCGCCCCAAGGAGTTGAATGCATTGAACCTGGAGCTAATGTCTGAACTGAAATCGGCTTTGCAGGGGCTAGACAAAAATGAAGCGGTGAAGGTGATCGTTTTAAGTGGTAATGAAAAGGCATTCGCTGCCGGGGCAGATATTAAACAGATGGCGGGGAAGTCTGCCATCGATATGTACGAAGTAGATCAGTTTAGTACCTGGGATGCTATTAAGAAAATAAAGAAACCCATTATTGCGGCTGTAAGCGGCTTTGCCCTCGGTGGGGGCTGTGAACTGGCCATGCTTTGCGATATGATCGTGGCTAGTGAAACTGCCAAGTTCGGGCAGCCGGAGATTAAGATCGGGGTGATGCCCGGCGCAGGTGGTACGCAAAGGTTAACACGCGCTGTCGGCAAGGCTTTGGCAATGGAAATGGTGCTTACCGGGAAATTTATCGATGCTGCTGAAGCTTACCGCGTGGGTCTGATCAACAGGGTGGTGCCGGTAGAATTGTTCCTGGAAGAAGCTTTCCGTTTGGCCGCAGGGGTTGCGGAAATGTCGCCGGTAGCAATCAAGTTGGCAAAAGAATCCGTATTAAAAGCTTTTGATAGCAGCCTGGAGGAAGGATTGCATTTCGAAAGGAAGAACTTTTACCTGTTGTTTGCTTCTGAAGATCAGAAGGAAGGCATGCAGGCTTTCGTAGAAAAACGGCCGCCGGTATTTAAAGGCAAGTAA
- a CDS encoding carbonic anhydrase produces the protein MPLLMLDFEQLLKNNKLWAGDRVQQDPEYFKRLSLLQSPKFLWIGCSDSRVPANEITNTEPGEIFVHRNIANMVVHTDLNLLTVMAYAVDHLKVEHVLVVGHYGCGGVKAAMTNQDFGILNRWLNNIKDVYRFHRNELDAIKDEEAKTDRLVELNVKEQVMNLAKTEIIQTAWKKENRPHLHGWVYGLKDGLINPVFHMAPGTHIDPLYEYDIK, from the coding sequence ATGCCTTTACTCATGCTAGATTTTGAACAGTTATTAAAAAATAACAAGTTATGGGCTGGGGATAGGGTACAGCAAGACCCTGAATATTTCAAACGGCTATCCCTTTTGCAATCACCCAAATTTTTGTGGATTGGTTGCTCCGACAGCCGCGTCCCGGCAAATGAAATTACCAATACCGAACCAGGTGAAATATTCGTTCATCGGAATATCGCCAATATGGTAGTGCATACAGATTTGAACTTGCTAACGGTAATGGCTTATGCTGTAGATCACCTTAAAGTGGAACACGTACTGGTTGTTGGACATTATGGCTGCGGCGGTGTAAAGGCGGCTATGACTAACCAGGATTTCGGTATTCTTAACAGGTGGCTCAATAATATTAAGGATGTTTACCGGTTCCATAGGAATGAATTGGACGCTATCAAAGATGAAGAGGCTAAAACGGATCGGTTGGTAGAGCTGAATGTAAAGGAACAAGTAATGAACCTAGCCAAAACGGAAATTATTCAAACTGCTTGGAAGAAGGAGAACCGCCCGCATCTGCATGGCTGGGTCTACGGCTTGAAGGATGGTTTGATCAACCCGGTATTTCATATGGCGCCGGGTACGCATATTGATCCATTGTATGAGTATGATATAAAATAA
- a CDS encoding cold-shock protein: MQEGTVKFFNTSKGFGFITPKDNGKDIFVHISGLKNDIQENDHVLFDIQNGEKGLSAVNVRLA, translated from the coding sequence ATGCAAGAAGGTACCGTTAAATTTTTCAACACGAGTAAAGGTTTCGGATTCATCACACCAAAAGATAATGGTAAAGATATATTCGTACATATTTCCGGACTTAAAAACGATATCCAGGAAAATGACCATGTACTCTTTGATATTCAAAATGGAGAAAAAGGATTGAGCGCGGTTAACGTAAGACTCGCGTAA
- a CDS encoding RNA recognition motif domain-containing protein, which yields MNIYVGNLSNSTTPEQLEDIFTPFGTVSSVKIIVDGFTKRPKGFAFVEMLDEASAEKAISDLQNTMLNEQVLTVNTARSNGQNASLNRRRY from the coding sequence ATGAATATTTATGTAGGGAATTTAAGCAATTCCACGACCCCGGAACAATTAGAAGATATATTTACTCCATTTGGCACCGTTAGCTCCGTGAAAATCATCGTTGACGGCTTTACAAAACGCCCCAAGGGCTTTGCTTTCGTGGAAATGCTTGATGAAGCATCAGCCGAAAAAGCAATCTCGGATTTGCAAAATACGATGCTTAACGAGCAAGTATTAACCGTAAATACCGCCCGCTCAAACGGCCAAAACGCAAGCCTTAACAGGAGACGTTACTAA
- a CDS encoding Tex family protein → MNLKHIELISAELGISKKQAENTMNLLNEGSTVPFISRYRKEVTGSLDEVQIARIEDLQKRYKEVDDRRAFIIKTITEQEKMTPELLEKIESTWQLNELEDIYLPYKPKRKTRATVAIEKGLEPLAKILFEQEDINLDEIAQTFINEQVASNDEALKGARDIIAEWVNENAEARDKVRKIFTNTGKLSAKVIEGKEEEAAKYKDYFNFNEDIMEMPSHRVLAILRGEAEGFLYGTIAPAEEDALEILTKQFVKKKNAAGEQITKAITDAYKRLMRPSLENEFRALIKERADGEAIDVFAENLRQLLLAAPLGPKPVLAIDPGYRTGCKLVALDSQGNMLDHDVIFPLEKNYKRDDAEKLLQSWVNRYDSAAIAVGNGTAGRETEEFVKKIDFGKKVIVFMVNESGASVYSASEVAREEFPDQDVTVRGAVSIGRRLIDPLAELVKIDPKSIGVGQYQHDVNQSSLKQSLDRVVVSCVNNVGVNLNTASKHLLAYVSGLGPSLADNIVKFRKENGVFRNRLELKKVPRLGEKAFEQCAGFLRIENGDNPLDNSAVHPERYPLVEQMAQQLNSTVQDLMSQEPLRKKINVKEYVSEEVGLLTLEDILKELDKPSRDPRDEISIFEYAEGIHKMEDLKVGMQLPGVVTNITAFGAFVDVGVKQDGLVHISHLSNKFISNPNEAVKLNQKVTVTVLEIDIARKRISLSMKDSEPAASRNREPRKEGRREPAKSQKKEAPVNDFKASLEALKNKFK, encoded by the coding sequence ATGAATTTAAAGCACATTGAGCTTATCTCGGCAGAATTGGGCATTTCAAAGAAGCAAGCAGAAAACACGATGAACTTGCTCAATGAAGGTTCCACCGTTCCTTTTATTAGCCGCTACCGTAAAGAAGTTACCGGGAGCCTCGACGAAGTGCAAATTGCCCGCATTGAAGATCTTCAAAAGAGATATAAAGAGGTGGATGATCGCCGGGCTTTCATTATTAAAACCATCACGGAGCAAGAGAAAATGACGCCGGAATTGCTGGAGAAAATAGAAAGCACCTGGCAATTGAATGAACTGGAAGACATTTACTTACCATATAAACCCAAGCGTAAAACCAGGGCTACAGTGGCCATCGAGAAAGGCTTGGAACCCCTTGCAAAAATTTTGTTCGAGCAGGAAGACATTAACCTAGATGAAATTGCACAAACATTTATTAACGAACAGGTTGCCAGCAATGATGAAGCTTTAAAAGGCGCCCGCGATATCATCGCGGAATGGGTGAACGAGAATGCTGAGGCACGTGATAAGGTGCGTAAAATATTTACAAATACAGGAAAATTATCCGCGAAAGTTATCGAGGGCAAAGAAGAAGAAGCCGCCAAATACAAGGATTATTTCAACTTCAACGAGGACATTATGGAAATGCCTTCGCACAGGGTGTTAGCCATCTTGCGCGGGGAAGCGGAAGGTTTCCTTTACGGGACAATCGCGCCGGCCGAGGAAGATGCGCTCGAAATATTGACCAAGCAGTTCGTGAAAAAGAAAAATGCAGCGGGAGAACAAATCACCAAGGCCATCACGGATGCTTATAAACGACTGATGCGCCCCTCCTTGGAAAATGAATTCCGGGCTCTTATAAAGGAACGTGCAGATGGGGAAGCCATCGATGTATTCGCTGAAAATTTACGCCAACTTTTATTAGCCGCTCCATTGGGGCCGAAACCCGTTTTGGCAATCGATCCGGGCTACCGTACGGGATGTAAATTAGTTGCGCTCGACAGCCAGGGAAACATGTTAGATCACGATGTGATCTTCCCGCTGGAGAAAAACTATAAGAGGGATGATGCGGAAAAGCTACTCCAATCTTGGGTAAACCGCTACGATTCTGCCGCCATCGCCGTAGGTAACGGAACCGCCGGAAGGGAAACAGAAGAATTTGTAAAGAAAATTGATTTCGGTAAAAAGGTAATCGTGTTCATGGTAAACGAAAGCGGGGCATCCGTTTACTCCGCATCGGAAGTGGCCAGGGAAGAGTTCCCCGACCAGGATGTTACCGTGAGGGGCGCCGTATCGATCGGTAGAAGGCTAATTGACCCATTGGCAGAGTTGGTGAAGATCGACCCTAAATCAATCGGCGTTGGGCAATACCAACACGATGTCAATCAAAGCAGCTTGAAACAAAGCCTGGATCGCGTAGTTGTGAGCTGCGTGAATAATGTCGGCGTAAACCTCAATACCGCATCAAAACACCTGCTAGCTTACGTATCTGGCCTCGGACCATCCTTGGCAGATAATATCGTTAAGTTCCGCAAGGAAAACGGCGTCTTCAGAAACAGGTTGGAGCTTAAAAAAGTGCCGCGACTGGGAGAAAAAGCCTTCGAACAATGCGCCGGTTTCTTGAGAATCGAAAATGGGGATAACCCGCTCGACAACTCTGCCGTTCACCCGGAACGCTACCCGCTGGTAGAACAGATGGCACAGCAACTGAATAGCACCGTGCAGGACCTTATGAGCCAGGAGCCATTGCGTAAAAAAATCAATGTAAAAGAATATGTCAGCGAAGAAGTAGGCTTGCTTACCTTGGAAGATATACTCAAAGAATTGGATAAACCTAGCCGTGACCCAAGGGACGAGATATCAATATTCGAATACGCGGAAGGTATTCACAAGATGGAAGACTTGAAAGTGGGCATGCAATTACCGGGCGTCGTAACCAATATTACGGCCTTCGGTGCATTCGTAGATGTCGGCGTAAAACAAGACGGCCTGGTGCATATCTCCCATTTATCTAATAAATTCATTAGCAATCCTAACGAAGCGGTTAAATTAAACCAGAAAGTTACCGTTACCGTTCTCGAAATTGACATCGCTAGAAAAAGAATTTCACTTTCTATGAAAGATAGCGAACCGGCAGCTTCCAGGAACAGGGAGCCGAGAAAAGAAGGAAGAAGGGAGCCCGCGAAATCACAGAAAAAAGAAGCGCCGGTTAATGACTTTAAAGCAAGCTTGGAAGCGTTAAAAAATAAATTTAAATAA